The genomic DNA GCAGGGCTGCTGGAAACACTGGAAACCCTCCATATCTTCCTTTTCGCCAAGGGGGACAAAGAAAAAGCCGGGGAGAAAAAGGCGGAGACCGCGGCGCCGAAGGCGCCAACGATACCGGAGAGCCCTGCAGGCGCCAAGGTGGGGAAAGTGAAAGCCGAGAGCGCGCTCTGAGCCTCTCTCACGGTTTTCCAGGATCAGCCATCACTGCCATACTCACTGTCATGGCAGTAGGAACGGTAACAATAGTGCCTGGCGAAAAGAGGCGCCGATCACCTTCCGGCTTCCCACTCGAGTCTCACTGCCTCGGCAATCCTTCGCTCGCCCCTTACCCAGACAGTGAAGCGGACCTTGTTCACTCCCGCCATGTCCAGTCTCCTATTGGTCATTCTCAGGGGATCGCCGTCATAAAACACTCTGTTGGGATTCGTGCCGATGGCCGGCACGGAGAGATCCGTCTGCTCAATGCGAATCCGATTCACGAGAGGACTGGTGCTCAATACCTCGAGGATGGTGGCACCCTTCGGCCTCATGAGAACCCCATCCTTCACCTCGCCCGATGGCGATCCCGGCAGGATCAGGGAGTCTGTCGCACGCCTCGCCTGTGAAAAAGCAGATCCAGAGATCACGAGGAGCATCACCGCGGCAAAAAAAATGAATCTATGGGCACGGCAGCTGTGCATCAAATCACCTCCTGACAATTGAACCTGGTGCTTCTTTCTTTGTGTGTCTCCCGGAATCCTTCACCACCTCTACAGAGAGGATAAAAGGCTGTCGCCAGATGCCTTATGTTGGACGGAAACGGATGAAAAGGTCAAAAATGACCATTGGTGGGGGCAGGATGGGCGGGCCAGATGGAGGAGAGGGGAATTTCAAGACCCGGGAAGATGCCGGGATGGAAAACATCATTCCCGGCCATTCTGGCGCCTGCCGCGTACCTGTCGCCCTGGAGCTGGTACTCCTCGAGCGACTGGCTGTCGGGGTCAACAATCCAGTACCAGCAGACACCATGGCGGCTGTATGCCTGGAACTTGGAGACCCTGTCGAGGCGGGACGTGCCTGGCGAAAGGATCTCAACTGCCAGGTCGGGGGCGCCGAATATCCCTTTCTTCAGCATTATGGATTTCTTTTCCTCCGATACGAAAACCAGGTCGGGCTGCACTATGTTGATATCGGAGAGGATGACATCCACGGGAGCGAAAAATAGTTCCCCGAGATGGTTTTTCTCTATATGCTCCAGGAGAGTAAATTCAAGCTTTCTCAAGACTCTCTGGTGATCGAGATTCGGTGCGGGGTTCATAGACAGCTCTCCTTCAATCACTTCATAGCGCTTGCCGTCGCTGGGAAGCTCAAGGTAATCTTCATAGGTCACATATACCCTTATGGGCTGAGCAGAGTCGGCCATCAGGATCATCTCCCGCGCTCTCGAATCCATCTTCAGTATAGCATAATTTCAAGAGCGCATCAAACATTGGAAGACCTTGTCGCCGTGGTGGGATAGTGTTCGCCCTTCACCGGGGGGAAATATGCCCCTCCCGTGGAATAAGTGCAGGATACTCAATGCCAGCGATATTGACGTCTATCAGGAATGGGCGAACATGATCGCCTTCAACGAGTTCCGCTCGTCCTATTCGAGGAAATACCACTGCTGCTATATCGGCAGAAAGATGCAGAAAGGATACGCCCACTCTCACGAAGCCATGAGGCAGAGGTGGGGCGCCTGCCTGCTCGCGGAAGGGGAGATGCCCCCCATTTTTGCCCGGGCCATGGGAGATTACTATTACCTGGCAAGGGCCGGGGAGCGGGAAACCATCCTGGAGCTCGCGGATTACGCCCTCGAGCTGCAATGAGGGTATTATACACTATACTGAGGGAGGCGTGGAAATGAAAAGCAAGGTGTATTTCGTGCCTGTGATGGACTCTGATACCGATGCCATGATAAGCGAGAAGCTTGACAGACTCCTGAAAGGAAGCAGAGTGCTCGAGTTCCTCGGGAGAGGTGAGAAGGTAGCGGTGAAGATGCATTTCGGCGAGGAGGGAAACACTGCCTTCGTGAAGCCCGTGTTTGCCAGGATGATAAATGTCTGCCCCGTCAATGCGATAACCATCGAAAATGAGGCATCGCTCATCGACAAGTCGCTCTGCATAGGATGCGCAAGCTGCATCGGCGCCTGCCCCACGATGGCGATGTTCGTGGATGTGGTATCGGGGGGTTTTGTGCAGGAGAAGATGGCCGAGTATGCGAGTGCCGTCCTCAGGGGGAAGAAGGCGTGCTTCATCAATTTCGCCATAGACATCAACAAGGAGTGCGACTGCTGGGGCCAGGAAAATCCCCGCATCGCCCCCCACGTGGGAATCTTCGCATCCCGCGACCCCGTGGCCATTGACAAGGCCTGCCTCGATCAGGTGAATAAAGCCTGCGGCAGAGACATTTTCAGGGAGACTCATCCCGAGAGGGACGGGATGGTGCAGCTTGAACATGCCGGGGAGATCGGGAGCATGGAGTATGAGCTGATAGAGGTATAGGAGAATGCGGTAAAGAGCATGCACAGGGAAAAGTCAAAGAAACCTCCGCGTATAGTCGATTTGAGCATTGCCATCGAATCGGATCTTCCGGGCGATCCTCCCGGCACGATTCCAAAAGTGGAATACCGGGATCATGCCGCGGGGAGAGAGGCGATGAAAGAGTTCTTTCCCGGGATCACCCGGGAAAGCCTTCCCTCCGGCCTGGGGTGGGCCGTGGAGACGGTGAGCATGGGCACTCATTCAGGGACCCATCTTGACGCCCCCTATCACTACCACCCGACCATGGACCGCGGCCGGCCTGCTCTGACCATCGACGAAATCCCCCTGGAGTGGTGCTTCCATGATGGCGTGCTGCTGGATTTCCGCCACAAGGCCGATGGGGAACCGATATCGGCGGAAGATGTGCAGAAGGAGCTGCAAAGGATTGGCTATGAAATAAAACCCTTTGACATCGTCCTGGTTCAGACCGGAGCCGATGAGGCCTGGGGCACTTCCCGGTACTTTTCCCGCGGAGCGGGGATGACCAGGGAGAGCACTCTGTACCTCACGGAAAAAGGGGTCAGAATAACCGGGATTGATGCCTGGAGCTGGGACAGGCCCCTGCCATATCTTGCCCGGGAATTCCAGCGGACGGGAGACTCAAGGGTGATATGGGAAGCCCACTTTGCCGGGATTGAAACCGGGTACTGCCACATGGAGAAGATGGCCAATCTATCGGCCATCGGCCGCCCCCACGGCTTCAGGGTCTGTTGTTTTCCGATCAAGATTAAGAGGGCCAGCGCAGGGTGGGTGAGACCCGTGGCCCTCATTTACGATGAGTGACGGGGTTCCGGCAATCCCACCGGAGGCCCTGGAGAAAGGAGTGAGCACCTGTGAAGATCCTCCGACTCTATACAGGCGACGATGGCGAGTCTCATTTTGAGGACTGCGAGATACCCATGGAAACCGGTCCCCTGGGCAAGTTCTCAGCAGCCCAGAATACAAAAAGCGTCATGTTCCTGGTTCTCAACAGTTACTATGACTATCACAACGCTCCCCAGAGACAGTATGTAATCTTTCTGGACGGCGCCGTGGAGATAGAGGTGGCCGACGGCTCGA from Candidatus Eremiobacterota bacterium includes the following:
- a CDS encoding DUF362 domain-containing protein; its protein translation is MKSKVYFVPVMDSDTDAMISEKLDRLLKGSRVLEFLGRGEKVAVKMHFGEEGNTAFVKPVFARMINVCPVNAITIENEASLIDKSLCIGCASCIGACPTMAMFVDVVSGGFVQEKMAEYASAVLRGKKACFINFAIDINKECDCWGQENPRIAPHVGIFASRDPVAIDKACLDQVNKACGRDIFRETHPERDGMVQLEHAGEIGSMEYELIEV
- a CDS encoding Uma2 family endonuclease — translated: MADSAQPIRVYVTYEDYLELPSDGKRYEVIEGELSMNPAPNLDHQRVLRKLEFTLLEHIEKNHLGELFFAPVDVILSDINIVQPDLVFVSEEKKSIMLKKGIFGAPDLAVEILSPGTSRLDRVSKFQAYSRHGVCWYWIVDPDSQSLEEYQLQGDRYAAGARMAGNDVFHPGIFPGLEIPLSSIWPAHPAPTNGHF
- a CDS encoding cyclase family protein, whose product is MHREKSKKPPRIVDLSIAIESDLPGDPPGTIPKVEYRDHAAGREAMKEFFPGITRESLPSGLGWAVETVSMGTHSGTHLDAPYHYHPTMDRGRPALTIDEIPLEWCFHDGVLLDFRHKADGEPISAEDVQKELQRIGYEIKPFDIVLVQTGADEAWGTSRYFSRGAGMTRESTLYLTEKGVRITGIDAWSWDRPLPYLAREFQRTGDSRVIWEAHFAGIETGYCHMEKMANLSAIGRPHGFRVCCFPIKIKRASAGWVRPVALIYDE